The genomic interval GCTCGACCCGGAACTCGACGCGAAGCTGCAGGTGGACGGCTCCTTCGGAGCCGGGTTCATGGCGGGGTGGTATCTCCCCACCGGCACCGGCGGCAGCGCCATGCTCACGGACGTGTTTCTCGACGTCGGAATGCTCGGGGAGACGATCTCGGTCACCGTGCCGGGAGGCAGGCTCGGGATCGTGAGCATGAACTATCTGGTCTTGGACCTCGGGCTGCGGCCGATGTTCCCACTGGCCGGGGAGAGAACCCGGCTGTACCTGGCGCCGATGGCCGGGCTCGGCGTGCGGATCACGAACATCCGGGGAGGCACCACCAGCCAGTACGCCTTGTACAGCTCGACTCCCAGCTTCGACGCCTCCGGCGCCTTCCTGTTCGGTGCGGGGCTCGACCTGGTCGGCAGCAGCGCGCTCGGGGCCTCGCTCCGCTGGAAGGCCTCGCAATCGAAGCTGTTCCTGGAACGGAGCGCCTACCTGACGCACGAGATCCAGATCGTCTTCAGCTTCCTGTCCTATGACTGAGCGGGTTAACCGAAAGCGCGCGGCTCCATGCCGAGCGCAGGGGGCGGGAGCCGGCTCGCGATTCCGGTCGGGGTGGGCCTGGCCGGCGCTGGCAGTCGCGCTCTTCCTCTGGACCGATGCCTTCGCCCAGGACATCGTGGTGCGGACGCATCGGGGAAGCGAGGTGCGGGGCACGCTGCTGGCGCTGGACGCGGAGAGCGTCGTCCTCGATCCCGAGGGAAACGTCGACCGCCTCGTCCTGCGCTTGGCCGAGGTCGACCAGGTCGTGCTGAGCGAGGATGGGCGGGTGTTGTACCCGCTGGCGTCCGGGATCCCGGTGACTCCGCGGCGCAACCTCTGGGGCGCCGCCCGGATCCGGCCGGGGAAGCCTTATGTGGAGCTGTCTGGCTCCTGGGGATGGCGGCGCCCGGTCTCGATCACGAAGCTGAACTACCCGGTCGGCGACGGGACGTCGGTGCCGATTGAGTTCGCGTTGTCGGAGGGTGGGGGCCCGGAGGGTTCTGTGGCCGCGTTGTTTCCGGTGGCCGGCGGAGCGCTACGCATCGGCCTCGCCGCGGAGGTGGCGCGGGCGGAGGCGGACTTCCGGATCGAGGTGCCGGGCGTGGAGCCATCCTCTCTGGACGGAAATCTTACCCGCGCGGATCTCTCGCTCATCGCCAGCTTCCCGGTTACGCGCGGCGGCCAGGTCCTGCTGGACGTCGCTCTCGGCGCGGGTCTGTGGAAGCTCGCCGGCAGCTCGCGGACGGCGTCCGAGACCGGCGGAACGGAGATCTCGAGCTACGAGGAGAAGCACATCGCCTACTTCGCTGAAGTGCAGCCGGAGCTTCTGGTTGTCCGGAACGTCGGCCTGTTCGCTTCTCTCCGGCTCACCAATACCGAGATCAGCGACCTGGCCGTGCTCGATGAGAACGAAGACCTGTTGTACATCGACATTCCGCGTTTCACCGCGACTGAGGTCCGCGTCGGCGGGCGCATTCACCTGCCGATCGACTAGAAGAGGACCGGCTGGCCCGTTCGGGCGCGGCTGTCGCTGAAGGAGATGACCATGAGGCATCCGGCAAAGTCCGTTCGTTTCGGTGCACTCCTGCTGTTGCTCGCCGGTTCGGTGTTTCTAGGGGTCGGCCGGGGAGCGGCCCGTCCGCTTCTGGGGAATTCGGGGATCACCGACGCCGTGATGCGGAACGACTGGGCGGATGTGCTGCAGCGGCTCCAGGCGGTGCCCGTCGACACTCTCGACATTCCGTCCGGCCTCCTCTCGGCGCACGCTCTCCTCGCCCTGAACCGCTGCGACGAAGCGGCCGCCCGCTTCCTGTCCTTCAGTGCGTGGCGCGAGGACACGTCGTGGAGGGACTTCACGGCGGACCTGGCAGCGGCACAGCCGGGATCGGCGACCGCCCACTACCTGGCCGGCGACGCGCTGGCGCGCCTGGGCGACACCGCCGGAGCACTGAAGGAGCTCGACCTCGCCGTGAGCCAGGATTCCACCTGCTGGCTGGCCCGCAACGCTCGGGGCGTGCTCCGCGCCGTCGACTACCAGGGCCGTGAGGATCCGGCGGCCGACATCGAGATCCTGCACGCGGCGCTCGCCGACTTCCGCCGCGTGTCTCGGGATCGTCCGGAGTTCCTGGATGCCTGGCTGAACCGGGCGATCACCCACCTCACCGCTAACCAGTTCGAGGGCGCCCGCGAGTGCTTCGACCGCGCCGCGTCGTTGAGCCGGGGGTGCGCGCTCGCCGACAACGGCCGTGCGGTTCTGCGGCTCCACAGCGGCGACCTGGAAGGGGCCAGGCGCGACATCATCCACGCCGATTCGCTCCTTCCCGGCTATCCGTACATCGTCGTCAACGCCCGTTCGATGCTCGCCGGCGATTCCGAGACGGGGGATCCCCTGTTCCGGATCGCGCGCCTGGACAGGGCGATCGCCGCGGACAGCACCCGTGGCTGGTCCAGCGCGACCTGGGCCGACTTCGGGAGGGAATTCAAGGATTTCGGCCTAAACACCCTGGCCTCCGTGGGGGGGATGATGGGCGGGGACCCGAGCGCAATCTACAACAGCTGGGACAGAACCTTTGACAGCGCTCGGAATCTCGGCAGCTTCGACTACAGCACTATGTTCGGCGGCGTCTATCTTGACGTCCAGATGCTCGAGGGGACGCGCAAGGTAGCGGCCACCTACGCACTCGGCTACGGGTGCGCCCGCTAAAGACGCCCGGCCCGGCGTTCCGCCGTGCGGGCCTGGCCGCGGTCCTGCTCCTGGGCCCAGCCGCGGCGTCGCACGTCCAGGCGCGGGAGTATGTCTGCTTCTCGCTGGTCCGCGCTCACTCCCTCCTGCAGAGCGAGGTGCTAGCGCCGCCTCTACTCGCCGAACTGGGCTTCATAACGCGCCCGAAAGGGATCGTGGTGGACGCCAGCCGCGGCGACGTCGTGGTGGTGGGGGTGCGGGACCCTGACTCCCCGGCGATCCTTCTGGACGATCTGGTGGTCGCGCTACGCGTGGCCCGCGTGGAGAAGGTCGCATATCCCGGCCTGAGCATCGAGCCCGCGCCCTGGCACGCGGATCCCTGGGAGCACCGCGTCATCTACACCGGAAAGATCGAGGGAACGCGGCTGGGGCTCGTGTGCTACGAAGCCGACGTCCTGCTCAAGAAGATGTGCCTGGGGACCGTTCCGACCGGTTCTCCGGATGTGATCAGTCCGTGGGTTCTGGGAGCCTGCTACCGGCCTGCCAGGCGGGAGGAGGAAGGGGGGACGAAGACCTACTTCTACCCGCTGGGGGTGGCCGTGTCGGTCGTTGGCAACGCGGCCTACCTTCAGGCGGACCGCATCACCGTCCAGTGCGGCACCCAGAGCGGCCGTCCCGCCGACCCCCCCCTGGCCCGGTTTCTCCTCGACCTAAACGAGCATTTCGACGAGGTCGCCTCCTATCACACCGTCCTGGAAGACCTCCGAAATGTGTGCTGTCTCTATGCGCTGGCCCGCGGGCTCCAGAAGGTGACGGCATGCCCTGACCTGGGGTACTGGCTCCGGGAGTACCGGCCGGCCCGGGTCCCGACGCCGGAGTGGACGCCGGTCATCGCCCGGGGCGTGCGCGGCCTCTCGTCGCACCGCGTATCGGCGGGGAAGATCGAGGTGCGGGCCGAAGCGGAGTACCTCGAGGACGGGGATGCGGTGGCGCTGGCGCGCATCGTCCTGGAGAGCCGCCCGGCCGGCGACCCCCTGGTGTGGAGCTTCGCGATCCGGGGCGACTCGCTCACCACGGCTGGCGATTCGGACGAGGCGGCCGCCATAGAGGCCGAGTCGCGCGCCCGCTTCCAGGCTGCGCGGGAGGAGGCCGGCGGGGCCGTGGCGCTCGAGTGCTCGCCGACGCTCCTGGGGGAGCCCGTTATGGGCACCCTAGGGCATTCCGCCGACGCTCGCGCGTGGATGGCCCTCGGCCTGGCTCGCGAGGCGCAGGGCCGACGGGCGGAGGCATCCGAGGCCTACCGCCGAGCGATCGGGCACGGCTCTCCGGCGGCCGTGCACCGCCGAGCCTACGAGCGCTGGCTCCGTCTCCGCAGCGCTCTGGGGCTGGAGCCATTCGATCGCCTTCCGCCGGGCTTCGGACCGTTTTCCCCGTGCGTCGTCACCGCCCGGCTCGAGTCGCTGCCGAGGCTGGCCGCCAGCCAGGCGCTCATGCCCGACTCCCTCAAGAAGCTCGGATACCATGACGCGCTGGCGGTGCCGCTCCGGGGCTTCCTCTCGATGGCACTTACGAACCGGGTGCGGTGCGGCCTGTCGGCTACCCTCGACCTTCGCTCGAATCTCGCGCTGACCGGGAAACGTGCGCCGCTTGGTTCCGGCCCCGACAGCGTGGACTTCCAGAACCGGACTCGGGGGATCTATGTCATGCCGGGATCCCTCGAGCTCGCCGCCGAGTACCTCGCCCTCGACGGCATGTGGTCGTCGCCGTACTTGCTGGCCGCGGCCTCGTTCTCCCGGTCCACCGGCACACAGCCCCTGGTGGCGTACTATCCCTTCCTGCGAAAGGGCTGGAAGGTCATTCCGCGGACCGCACCGGCCCGGCACGCCGCGACCGGATGGTCGCTGGCGATGCGGTTCGAGCAGCCGGTGCGGCTGGGGAGCTGGCTCTGCCTGCAGGCCTTCGGCTCGGGGTACGTTTCCGGCGTTCGCGAACCCACAGCGGGCCTGGACTTGACGTACCGCTCGATCCTGGCCATGAGCCCGGATGCGTACGAGTACGGGATCGGAGGTCGCTTCCGGGTCCAGGACGTCCGAGCGGGCGGAACGGCCGAGGAGGCCAGCGTGCATGCCGCCTTGGCTCGCAACGCCGGTGGGGTCGGGCGGAGCCTCGAGCTCGCGCTGTTCCGGCTTCGAGAGCCGAAGGAGCGACCCACGCTGTACGTCACCGTGTCGCTGGAGTTCGCCTTCGCTCTTGCCGAGACATGGAGGTGGCTGTGAAGCGGTGGGCGATCGTTATCCTGGTCGCGGCGGCCGGCGTTTCCCTCCGGGCGGCGGAAACAGCCGCCAAGGGACCGCCCGCCCGCACGATGCGGCCGCGGCAGGTCGTCCTGTTGGAGAGGTTCTTCACTCATCCATCGGACCTGCAGGTCCTCCAGACCTATGGGATGGGGAGAGGAATCGGACTCGCTGCGGTCTTCCTTCATCCGCGGCGGCCGTGGCAGGTTGAGTTCTCGCTCCGGCACACGGAACTGGCTTCCGAAATCGCGTTCCTGGGACGCCTGCGAACCGACACGATCACCCTCGGCGTCGGATGCCGGATCGCCGAATTCCGCCGGCCGGTATGGATCGGTCTGACACTGGCCGCGGGAGCGGGGGGAGTGCGGGTCGCAGAGACCACGGTCCCGACCCTCCTCCTGGATCCCGGGCCGGCGGGCGGCCGCACCCGTGCCTCCCGGCTTCTGCCGGAGTACTCGGTCGAGCTCGATATGACGGTACGGATCGCGCGGTGGATCGGCCTGGTGGGGCGCTTCGGGGCCAGGCACGCGACGCTTCCGGCAAGGGAGACCTCGTTCCTGCAGGACGTCTCTGTGGAAGGCACCCATGTCGGCGTGGCCGTCGCGATCTTCCGGTGACGATCGCCAAGTCGAGGTCATCGTCCGCGTCGCCCGGCCGTGGCGCGGCTAGAAGTCGAAGCCCAGATCCACCTCCCGGATCTGATTGTGCAGGACCATGGCATTCCGGCGGCGCGCGCTCGTCGCGGAACCTCCGATGTTGCCCACGTACCAGCCGGCCCCGATCGTTCCGGTCAGCACCGCGGCGGCATGCTGGTCGTGTTTCCATGCCTCTGCCGTTCCCCAGATCAGGAGCCCATTGACGATCAGGGCGCTCAGACCGGTCCGCGGGTAGCCGGAGTACACGTAGCCCAGCCCCGGAACGACGGCGAGGATCCCCGCAAGGGCAGGCCTTCGCTGCGCCAGGGTCCGGGCCCCCA from Candidatus Eisenbacteria bacterium carries:
- a CDS encoding tetratricopeptide repeat protein; the encoded protein is MRPLKTPGPAFRRAGLAAVLLLGPAAASHVQAREYVCFSLVRAHSLLQSEVLAPPLLAELGFITRPKGIVVDASRGDVVVVGVRDPDSPAILLDDLVVALRVARVEKVAYPGLSIEPAPWHADPWEHRVIYTGKIEGTRLGLVCYEADVLLKKMCLGTVPTGSPDVISPWVLGACYRPARREEEGGTKTYFYPLGVAVSVVGNAAYLQADRITVQCGTQSGRPADPPLARFLLDLNEHFDEVASYHTVLEDLRNVCCLYALARGLQKVTACPDLGYWLREYRPARVPTPEWTPVIARGVRGLSSHRVSAGKIEVRAEAEYLEDGDAVALARIVLESRPAGDPLVWSFAIRGDSLTTAGDSDEAAAIEAESRARFQAAREEAGGAVALECSPTLLGEPVMGTLGHSADARAWMALGLAREAQGRRAEASEAYRRAIGHGSPAAVHRRAYERWLRLRSALGLEPFDRLPPGFGPFSPCVVTARLESLPRLAASQALMPDSLKKLGYHDALAVPLRGFLSMALTNRVRCGLSATLDLRSNLALTGKRAPLGSGPDSVDFQNRTRGIYVMPGSLELAAEYLALDGMWSSPYLLAAASFSRSTGTQPLVAYYPFLRKGWKVIPRTAPARHAATGWSLAMRFEQPVRLGSWLCLQAFGSGYVSGVREPTAGLDLTYRSILAMSPDAYEYGIGGRFRVQDVRAGGTAEEASVHAALARNAGGVGRSLELALFRLREPKERPTLYVTVSLEFAFALAETWRWL
- a CDS encoding tetratricopeptide repeat protein, yielding MTMRHPAKSVRFGALLLLLAGSVFLGVGRGAARPLLGNSGITDAVMRNDWADVLQRLQAVPVDTLDIPSGLLSAHALLALNRCDEAAARFLSFSAWREDTSWRDFTADLAAAQPGSATAHYLAGDALARLGDTAGALKELDLAVSQDSTCWLARNARGVLRAVDYQGREDPAADIEILHAALADFRRVSRDRPEFLDAWLNRAITHLTANQFEGARECFDRAASLSRGCALADNGRAVLRLHSGDLEGARRDIIHADSLLPGYPYIVVNARSMLAGDSETGDPLFRIARLDRAIAADSTRGWSSATWADFGREFKDFGLNTLASVGGMMGGDPSAIYNSWDRTFDSARNLGSFDYSTMFGGVYLDVQMLEGTRKVAATYALGYGCAR